Proteins encoded by one window of Companilactobacillus ginsenosidimutans:
- a CDS encoding DUF6056 family protein: MKSAASHKNKIIQILIMVAYAIYFAVLRVFIVPFGDDQFWWGPKGKYLLDHHFFTLKDQTVIGGSSNGRYLSNITMIFSMHHPIVTYLLFGIMSALLVWLIYRLVGGRPIIFLLALVFPFTLSRPFMTGTWFWYSAFINYITGIIFVMAFLVILKRDFIEKRDCTGIWVSVICAVIGILGGLVVEHITLYQIAIAIFIVWYSYTRRRELELYQLTYLFGAIIGAIIMFSNRTYWSHTDYRSSTLSLTAIRHVYVQSSHFWMISLNLFIIIVITSAVFILLIQKKHKQLADLVMMSLSVVFAAYYLVANIVFKRLFSLDSFLPLVSHKFAAFDSIVSILFILYMFLAVAFVTTNNKLRTKLVFCLFSFIFLIAPFLIIIQPNSSREFFDGVVFLYIFGLLLVKQIKFSRKWISVGLSSCFAFVLVIAASVVMYQNIVDHDNYIDDDNHVEAVGAIAPQNRVKYPQYFPNGDAYGTTEGAIYWRKYKQYTFLERLWNFQYTQR; this comes from the coding sequence ATGAAATCAGCAGCATCTCATAAAAATAAAATCATCCAAATATTAATAATGGTAGCCTATGCCATTTATTTTGCCGTGCTGCGAGTTTTCATCGTACCATTTGGAGATGACCAGTTTTGGTGGGGACCAAAAGGCAAGTATTTGCTGGACCATCATTTCTTCACCCTAAAGGACCAAACAGTCATAGGCGGCAGCTCAAACGGACGCTACCTTTCTAACATCACCATGATCTTCAGCATGCACCATCCAATCGTGACCTACTTACTATTTGGGATCATGAGCGCATTACTAGTCTGGCTAATCTATCGACTAGTAGGCGGCCGCCCAATAATATTCCTACTCGCACTCGTCTTCCCATTCACCCTCAGCCGCCCGTTCATGACCGGAACCTGGTTCTGGTATTCCGCATTCATCAATTACATTACCGGAATAATATTCGTCATGGCATTTTTGGTTATCTTAAAGCGCGATTTCATTGAAAAACGAGATTGCACAGGTATTTGGGTTAGTGTCATTTGTGCGGTAATCGGAATACTTGGTGGCTTAGTCGTCGAACACATTACGTTGTATCAAATAGCTATTGCGATTTTCATCGTATGGTACTCATATACACGTCGAAGAGAACTCGAACTTTATCAATTGACTTATTTATTTGGAGCAATTATCGGTGCCATAATAATGTTTTCCAATAGGACTTATTGGTCACACACGGATTATCGAAGTTCGACTTTGTCTTTAACTGCGATTCGTCACGTCTATGTTCAATCGTCACATTTTTGGATGATAAGTTTGAACTTATTTATAATAATCGTAATAACATCAGCTGTATTTATATTATTAATACAGAAGAAGCACAAACAATTAGCTGACCTAGTAATGATGAGCTTGTCAGTTGTATTTGCAGCTTACTATTTGGTTGCTAACATCGTTTTCAAACGACTGTTTAGCTTGGATAGTTTCTTGCCATTAGTTAGCCATAAATTTGCGGCTTTCGATAGCATTGTCTCAATTTTATTCATCTTGTATATGTTCTTGGCAGTTGCTTTTGTGACGACTAATAATAAATTACGCACAAAATTAGTTTTCTGTCTTTTCTCATTCATATTTTTAATTGCTCCATTTTTGATCATCATTCAGCCAAACTCCTCAAGAGAGTTTTTCGATGGAGTTGTATTCCTATATATATTCGGACTGTTACTTGTTAAACAAATTAAATTTTCACGAAAATGGATTTCAGTTGGTCTCAGCAGTTGTTTTGCATTTGTTTTGGTGATTGCTGCGTCGGTTGTTATGTATCAGAACATTGTCGATCATGATAATTATATTGATGACGATAATCACGTTGAGGCTGTCGGCGCAATTGCACCTCAAAATCGTGTTAAGTATCCACAATACTTTCCTAACGGGGATGCATACGGAACGACAGAAGGCGCAATCTATTGGAGAAAATATAAGCAATATACATTTCTGGAGCGTTTGTGGAATTTTCAATATACGCAAAGATAA
- a CDS encoding N-acetylmuramoyl-L-alanine amidase family protein: MMFSKKLIAGAVTSVALAGMGFVSTEVAIPMAAQEARANNTWVNDYIRYNNIKPVQIQNQEGTFNRWFGYRGGVGRPEGVVIHETATPNVGAAQYAYAFNKNWPHLYTYVHAFADDKAILNIHNTDYGVWGAGPSANNRYIQIELCEVGTTDQFARSISNDAYYTAAKLIQYGLPFIPGKTVLSHHDVSNTFGDTNHVDPDGYFGAWSYDMNQFYDLVGKYYNNLKATGSVDGAAQPAPAPAPEPAKPNPNVTKGSIWADNPASYSVPLMAFRADGTAKLSNRGLGNKTPWATDQSRMYNGHKFYRVSTNEWVEDTYAKYTPANY; this comes from the coding sequence ATGATGTTTTCAAAAAAATTAATTGCTGGTGCTGTGACTTCTGTTGCTTTAGCGGGGATGGGTTTTGTATCGACTGAGGTCGCTATTCCTATGGCTGCGCAAGAAGCTCGTGCCAATAACACTTGGGTAAACGACTATATTAGATATAACAATATCAAACCGGTTCAGATTCAAAATCAAGAGGGGACTTTCAATCGCTGGTTCGGTTATCGTGGTGGTGTTGGTAGACCTGAGGGTGTGGTGATTCACGAAACTGCAACTCCAAACGTTGGTGCTGCACAATACGCTTATGCTTTCAACAAGAACTGGCCTCACCTTTATACTTATGTTCATGCATTCGCTGATGATAAAGCTATTTTAAATATTCACAACACTGATTATGGTGTGTGGGGTGCTGGTCCTTCTGCAAATAATCGTTATATTCAAATCGAACTTTGTGAAGTTGGAACAACTGATCAGTTTGCTAGATCGATTTCTAACGACGCTTACTACACTGCTGCTAAATTGATTCAATATGGCTTGCCATTTATTCCTGGTAAGACAGTCTTGAGTCACCACGATGTCTCGAACACATTTGGTGACACAAACCATGTTGATCCAGACGGCTACTTTGGCGCTTGGAGCTATGATATGAACCAATTCTATGATTTAGTTGGTAAATATTACAACAACTTAAAGGCAACTGGTAGTGTTGACGGTGCTGCTCAACCAGCACCTGCTCCTGCTCCAGAGCCTGCAAAACCGAATCCAAACGTAACAAAAGGTTCAATTTGGGCTGACAATCCAGCAAGTTACAGTGTGCCATTGATGGCATTCCGTGCTGATGGAACTGCTAAATTGTCTAACCGTGGATTGGGTAACAAGACTCCATGGGCAACTGACCAAAGCCGCATGTACAATGGTCACAAGTTCTATCGTGTTTCGACAAACGAATGGGTAGAAGATACATACGCAAAATATACACCTGCAAATTATTAA
- a CDS encoding sigma-70 family RNA polymerase sigma factor has translation MDLQEGFTKAIENDLLIHGVLKRLHIYQTNDNYQDYVQEARIIFAESFVEYSQTDTDLDKFNVYIFQKLIWRMTDLLRKEQRFSDVHSLEVFDFERVKLDQAEFFEELDLDCLSEFEKKLFYDAFIAEISIPKLARIYGCSDRNLRYHRDAIKAKLRKLLS, from the coding sequence ATGGATTTACAAGAAGGTTTTACCAAAGCAATTGAAAATGATTTATTAATTCACGGTGTTTTAAAGCGACTTCATATATATCAAACGAATGATAATTATCAGGACTATGTTCAGGAGGCGAGGATAATCTTCGCTGAATCATTCGTGGAATACTCGCAGACTGACACTGATTTAGATAAATTCAATGTATACATTTTTCAAAAGCTTATCTGGCGGATGACTGATTTGTTGCGGAAGGAGCAGCGGTTCTCTGATGTTCATTCGTTGGAGGTGTTTGATTTTGAGCGGGTTAAGTTGGACCAAGCGGAATTTTTTGAAGAATTGGACCTGGATTGTTTATCGGAATTTGAGAAGAAGTTGTTTTATGATGCTTTTATTGCTGAAATTTCTATTCCTAAATTGGCGCGGATTTATGGTTGTAGCGACCGTAATCTGCGGTATCATCGCGATGCTATCAAGGCTAAGTTGCGTAAACTGCTTTCATAA
- a CDS encoding glycoside hydrolase family 73 protein, producing MNKKWVVSTAFASFLAAVGISTTTSHVRATVSANDKDETDNDADQQDMSTTGAIKDPTVASVMDAQGAPVTESTPVDETNTTESSDVTQSDASQNASDTSKDTSTDSTQTDATQSRTDEFAASEVQGVSVAPGQAESDNTSESSQSAATQSSAADPATEASSSADTAVATAASDSSAQAADASSTSNTDTGSTVKTAPGFTSEVQAAIAASPETNSQVLPTNDGTVLERSATSDGSVTQAATNSQQDEFLAMAAPMAQKAASEYGLYASVMLAQSILESGWGQSDLALDANNLFGIKGDYNGAYVSMPTSEWSADQGWYQIYANFRKYPSFYESFQDNGDKLRNGLAWDSSYYSGTWVENTSSYKDATAWLQGRYATAPNYAASLNSIIETYNLTQYDTDSESNPNLTDNNNSTDTGNETNVNGVQTKIDDAAVVTNLENAQIYDNANINTPSARALGYGTAWKAISKVVDPSGNVFYQVSTNEYVLSTDVQLQSEGGTETEPPVSINDTVLVTGDTGATVYSAANMKSPTSKILPYSSEWKTTAYVTDNDGNTFFYVGTDAYVLASDVVQKSKITNDDYVNDVTVSYPDILKVITAPSAKLYDTKHNLLSTSLTNGTNWRTDKKSTHADGSVWYRVSNDQWVNASDVQVLGSNYITSVKGTVKINYIPGYGISVYNSPAVNNKFIGTRLADGTTWKVTSKQIVDGETWYEVPAGWVNGKYCLFTPLN from the coding sequence ATGAATAAAAAATGGGTAGTCTCAACAGCCTTTGCAAGTTTCCTTGCGGCTGTTGGAATTTCAACGACCACGTCCCATGTAAGAGCAACAGTTTCTGCGAACGATAAAGATGAAACTGACAACGATGCTGATCAACAAGACATGTCGACAACTGGTGCAATCAAAGACCCCACAGTTGCAAGTGTCATGGATGCCCAAGGAGCACCCGTTACTGAATCAACTCCAGTGGACGAAACGAATACAACAGAAAGTTCAGATGTAACACAATCAGATGCATCTCAGAATGCTTCTGATACTTCTAAAGATACTTCAACAGACTCAACACAAACTGATGCTACACAATCAAGGACTGATGAGTTTGCTGCTTCTGAAGTTCAAGGTGTAAGTGTTGCTCCTGGACAAGCTGAATCCGATAATACATCAGAAAGCAGTCAATCTGCCGCTACTCAAAGTAGTGCAGCTGATCCTGCTACTGAGGCTTCCAGTTCTGCTGATACTGCGGTTGCTACAGCTGCTTCTGATTCTTCTGCACAAGCTGCAGATGCTTCTTCAACATCTAATACTGACACTGGTTCAACAGTTAAAACTGCGCCTGGTTTTACCAGCGAAGTGCAAGCTGCTATTGCTGCTTCTCCTGAAACTAACTCTCAAGTGTTGCCTACGAACGACGGTACTGTGCTCGAGCGTAGTGCTACTTCTGACGGCTCTGTTACTCAAGCTGCTACTAATTCTCAACAGGATGAATTCTTGGCTATGGCTGCTCCGATGGCACAAAAGGCTGCCAGCGAATACGGCTTATATGCTTCTGTTATGTTAGCTCAATCGATTCTTGAATCTGGCTGGGGTCAATCTGACTTAGCCTTGGACGCTAACAACTTGTTTGGTATTAAGGGTGACTACAATGGTGCCTACGTTTCTATGCCTACGAGTGAGTGGAGTGCCGATCAAGGTTGGTACCAAATTTATGCTAACTTTAGAAAATATCCTAGTTTCTACGAGTCATTCCAAGACAACGGAGACAAGCTTCGTAATGGTTTAGCTTGGGATTCTTCATACTACAGTGGTACTTGGGTTGAAAATACTTCATCTTACAAGGATGCAACTGCTTGGTTGCAAGGTCGTTATGCGACTGCTCCTAATTATGCGGCTTCTTTGAATAGTATTATTGAGACTTACAATTTGACTCAATATGATACTGATTCTGAATCAAATCCTAATTTGACTGACAATAACAATTCTACTGATACTGGTAATGAAACTAACGTTAATGGTGTTCAAACTAAGATTGATGATGCTGCTGTTGTTACAAATCTTGAGAATGCTCAAATTTATGACAACGCTAATATTAATACTCCTTCTGCACGTGCTTTGGGTTACGGAACTGCTTGGAAGGCTATTTCGAAAGTTGTTGATCCTAGTGGAAATGTCTTCTACCAAGTTTCAACTAATGAATATGTTTTGAGTACTGATGTTCAACTTCAATCTGAAGGTGGCACTGAAACTGAACCTCCTGTTTCTATCAATGATACTGTTCTCGTTACTGGTGACACTGGTGCGACTGTTTATAGTGCCGCAAATATGAAGTCACCTACAAGCAAGATTTTGCCATACTCATCTGAATGGAAGACAACTGCTTATGTAACTGACAACGATGGCAACACATTCTTCTATGTTGGTACTGACGCTTATGTTCTAGCATCTGATGTTGTGCAAAAATCTAAGATTACAAATGACGATTATGTGAACGATGTTACTGTTAGTTACCCTGATATTTTGAAAGTTATCACTGCACCTAGTGCAAAGTTGTACGATACAAAACACAACTTGCTTTCAACTAGTTTAACTAATGGAACTAACTGGAGAACCGACAAGAAGTCAACGCACGCTGATGGCTCTGTTTGGTATAGAGTTTCAAACGACCAATGGGTTAACGCTTCAGACGTTCAAGTATTAGGTTCAAACTACATTACATCTGTAAAAGGTACTGTAAAAATCAACTATATTCCTGGATATGGAATTAGTGTTTACAACAGTCCTGCAGTTAACAACAAGTTCATCGGAACTCGTTTAGCTGACGGAACAACATGGAAAGTAACTTCAAAACAAATCGTTGATGGCGAGACATGGTACGAAGTACCAGCTGGCTGGGTCAACGGAAAGTATTGTTTGTTTACTCCACTAAATTAA